The genomic stretch ACATAAAAACCTGTTCTACAACCCATAGGTCCAAAATAAATAATTTCTTCTTTTCTAGTAGGATGATTTCTTAAAAATGTTGCTCCTAAATGTTCTATTGTATGCAACTCTGCAATATTTATTACAGGTTCTCTATTAGGTAATTTCATTCTCACATCAAAAGTTGTTATGTAATTACCATTCATTTCATCAAGTCTTGACACATAAATTCCTCTATTTAATTTTTTATGATCAACTTGAAAACTTGCTATTCTTTCCATAAATTCCTCTTTTCTTATTTATCTTCTGGTAAAACTTTATTTAAAACTATTCCTACAAGTGCTGCTAATGCTAAACCTGAAACTGAAATTGTTCCCCAAATAGTTATATCTCCAATAGCAATTCCTAAAACAAATATTAAAGCTGCTATAATCAAATTTCTTGAATGTGTAAAATCAAGTTGAGCTTCAACTATTGTTCTTACTCCAACAGCAGCAATCATTCCAAATAATATTATAGAAACTCCTCCCATAACTGGTTGAGGTATTGTTTGTAGTATTACACCAAATTTTCCTATAAGTCCTAAAACTATTGCAAAACAAGCAGCTATTCTTAAAATTGCTGGATCATAAACTTTTGTTACTGCAAGAACTCCTGTATTTTCTCCATAAGTTGTATTAGCAGGTCCACCTAAAAGTCCTGCTGCCATTGTAGCAATCCCATCTCCTAATAATGTTCTATGAACTCCTGGATCTTTAAAGAAATCTTTTCCAACAACAGCTCCATTTGTTGTTATATCTCCAATATGTTCTATAAATACAACTAAAGCAATTGGTGCAAGTGCAATAACTCCTGTAAAAGTA from Fusobacterium hwasookii encodes the following:
- a CDS encoding S-ribosylhomocysteine lyase, with amino-acid sequence MERIASFQVDHKKLNRGIYVSRLDEMNGNYITTFDVRMKLPNREPVINIAELHTIEHLGATFLRNHPTRKEEIIYFGPMGCRTGFYVILKGKLESKDIVELMKEMFDFISKFEGDIPGASAIECGNYLDQNLPMARYEAKKYLEETLNNIKEENLIYPE